Proteins from a single region of Felis catus isolate Fca126 chromosome B4, F.catus_Fca126_mat1.0, whole genome shotgun sequence:
- the KRT3 gene encoding keratin, type II cytoskeletal 3, which translates to MSRQVSKTSGGGGQGFSGRSAVVSGSSRMSCVARSGGASGGACGFRGGAGGFGSRSLYSLGGNKSISISVAGGSRAGGFGGGRSSCGSGFGGGYGGGFGGGFGGGRGMGGGFGGAGGFGGAGGFGGAGGFGGAGGFGGAGGFGGAGGFGGPGGFGGPGGFGGPGGFGPGGFPGGIQEVTVNQSLLQPLNVEIDPQIGQVKTQEREQIKTLNNKFASFIDKVRFLEQQNKVLETKWNLLQQQGTNSITGTSNLEPLFETYINNQRSYLDSILGERGRLDSELRNMQDLVEDFKKKYEDEINKRTAAENEFVTLKKDVDTAYMNKVELQAKVDALMDEINFLTTLYDMELSQMQSHVSDTSVVLSMDNNRSLDLDSIIAEVKAQYEDIAQRSKAEAEALYQTKLGELQTTAGRHGDDLKNTKSEISELNRMIQRLRAEIENVKKQNANLQVAITEAEQRGELALKDANAKLQELQAALQQAKDDLARLLKDYQELMNVKLALDVEIATYRKLLEGEECRMSGECQSAVSISVVSGGGAAGGYGGGYGGGFGGGFGRAGGGGGGSGSGSGFSFGGGSGIGIGSGIGSGSGGSGFGFGGGSGIGGSGFGFGGGSGGFGSGARGGVSGGGFSSGSSRGGSVKFSQSSQRFSR; encoded by the exons ATGAGCAGACAAGTCAGCAAGACATCTGGCGGCGGCGGCCAGGGCTTCTCGGGTCGCTCTGCCGTGGTCTCAGGAAGCAGCAGGATGAGCTGTGTGGCCCGCTCGGGGGGAGCCAGCGGAGGGGCCTGCGGGTTCCGGGGTGGGGCGGGTGGCTTTGGCAGTCGCAGCCTCTACAGCCTGGGTGGCAACAAGAGCATCTCCATCAGCGTGGCCGGTGGCTCCCGGGCTGGTGGCTTTGGGGGAGGGCGTAGCAGCTGTGGCAGTGGCTTTGGGGGTGGCTATGGAGGTGGCTTTGGTGGTGGCTTTGGTGGTGGCAGAGGAATGGGAGGTGGCTTTGGAGGGGCTGGTGGCTTTGGAGGGGCTGGTGGCTTTGGTGGAGCTGGTGGCTTTGGAGGGGCTGGTGGCTTTGGTGGAGCTGGTGGCTTTGGAGGGGCTGGTGGCTTTGGAGGGCCTGGTGGCTTTGGAGGGCCTGGTGGCTTTGGTGGGCCCGGTGGCTTTGGTCCTGGTGGCTTCCCTGGGGGAATCCAGGAAGTGACTGTGAACCAGAGCCTCCTGCAGCCCCTCAATGTGGAGATCGACCCCCAGATTGGGCAAGTAAAGACCCAGGAGCGCGAGCAAATCAAGACTCTCAACAACAAGTTCGCCTCCTTCATCGACAAG GTGCGGTTCCTGGAGCAGCAGAACAAGGTCCTGGAGACCAAGTGGAACCTGCTCCAGCAGCAGGGCACAAATTCCATCACGGGCACCAGCAACCTGGAGCCCCTTTTTGAGACCTACATCAACAACCAGCGGAGCTACCTGGACAGCAtcctgggggagaggggccgCCTGGACTCGGAGCTGAGGAATATGCAGGACCTGGTGGAGGACTTCAAGAAGAA ATATGAGGATGAAATCAATAAACGTACAGCTGCTGAGAATGAATTTGTGACCCTGAAGAAG GATGTGGACACTGCCTACATGAACAAGGTGGAGCTTCAGGCCAAAGTAGATGCCTTAATGGATGAAATCAACTTCCTGACGACCCTCTATGACATG GAGCTGTCCCAGATGCAGAGCCACGTCAGCGACACCTCCGTGGTCCTGTCCATGGACAACAACCGCAGCCTGGACCTGGACAGCATCATCGCTGAGGTCAAGGCCCAGTATGAGGACATCGCCCAGAGGAGCAAGGCGGAGGCCGAGGCCCTGTACCAGACGAAG CTTGGGGAGCTGCAGACCACGGCCGGCAGGCATGGAGATGACCTGAAGAACACCAAGAGTGAGATCTCTGAGCTCAACAGAATGATCCAGAGGCTGCGGGCCGAGATTGAGAATGTTAAGAAGCAG aACGCCAACCTGCAGGTGGCCATCACCGAAGCCGAGCAGCGTGGGGAGCTGGCCCTCAAGGATGCCAATGCCAAGCTCCAAGAGCTACAGGCCGCCCTGCAGCAGGCCAAAGATGACCTGGCCCGGCTGCTGAAGGACTACCAGGAGCTGATGAACGTGAAGCTGGCCCTGGACGTGGAGATCGCCACCTACCGCAAGCTGCTGGAGGGCGAGGAGTGCAG GATGTCTGGAGAGTGCCAGAGCGCTGTGAGCATCT CGGTGGTCAGCGGCGGCGGCGCTGCAGGTGGTTACGGCGGCGGCTACGGCGGCGGCTTCGGCGGCGGCTTCGGCCGGGcaggcggcggaggcggcggaagcggcagcggcagcggcttCAGCttcggcggcggcagcggcatcGGCATTGGCAGCGGCATtggcagcggcagcggcggcagcggTTTCGGCttcggcggcggcagcggcatcGGAGGCAGCGGCTTCGGCTTCGGAGGCGGCAGCGGCGGCTTCGGCTCCGGAGCTCGCGGCGGGGTCAGTGGCGGAGGCTTCAGCTCGGGCAGCAGCCGGGGCGGCAGCGTCAAGTTCTCCCAGTCTTCGCAGCGCTTCTCCAGATAA